The following proteins are encoded in a genomic region of Chiroxiphia lanceolata isolate bChiLan1 chromosome 18, bChiLan1.pri, whole genome shotgun sequence:
- the SNRNP35 gene encoding U11/U12 small nuclear ribonucleoprotein 35 kDa protein: protein MADWAPIAKEYDPLKAGSIDGTDEEPHDRAIWRAMLARYVPNKGVTGDPHLTLFVARLNLQTTEEKLKEVFSRYGDIRKIRLVRDLVTGFSKGYAFIEYKEERALLKAHRDANRLVIDQHEIFVDFELERTLKGWIPRRLGGGFGGKKESGQLRFGGRDRPFRKPINLPNVKNDFYGEGSSEKRNWSREGTRDWRTRDRDQERSRDKRWGERERSWAWGDSERERDSREERSRGRDRKDRDRKDRDRDRSRERDPKKQRDDDKYR from the coding sequence ATGGCTGACTGGGCCCCCATAGCGAAGGAGTACGACCCGCTCAAGGCCGGCAGCATCGACGGCACGGATGAGGAGCCCCACGACCGGGCCATCTGGCGGGCGATGCTGGCACGGTACGTGCCCAACAAGGGAGTCACGGGAGACCCTCACCTCACCCTCTTCGTGGCGAGGCTCAACCTTCAGACCACAGAGGAGAAGTTAAAGGAGGTCTTTTCCCGGTATGGAGACATCAGGAAGATCCGTCTGGTTCGGGACCTGGTCACAGGATTTTCCAAGGGTTATGCCTTCATTGAGTACAAGGAGGAGCGTGCGCTCCTGAAGGCCCACAGAGACGCCAACAGGCTGGTCATCGACCAGCATGAGATCTTTGTAGACTTTGAGCTGGAAAGGACTCTCAAAGGATGGATTCCCCGGAGGCTCGGAGGTGGCTTTGGAGGCAAAAAAGAATCCGGGCAGCTGCGGTTCGGAGGACGGGACAGACCTTTCCGAAAGCCCATCAATTTGCCAAACGTGAAAAATGATTTCTATGGAGAAGGATCATCAGAGAAAAGGAACTGGTCTCGTGAGGGAACGAGGGACTGGAGAACGAGGGACCGGGaccaggagaggagcagagacaaGCGCTGGGGAGAAAGGGAGCGGTCGTGGGCTTGGGGCgacagtgagagagagagggacTCCAGAGAGGAgcggagcagagggagggacaggaaggacagagacaggaaggaCAGGGATAGAGACcggagcagggagagagacCCCAAGAAGCAAAGAGATGATGATAAGTACAGATAG
- the RILPL2 gene encoding RILP-like protein 2 produces the protein MQRGRQEEEEELDEEEEEDGDGGPESALEKSPFQLTAADVYDISAVVGRDLLQLRAGPELPAARARLQFRIVRVLEMLEALVSESSVAEEQLRRERDSLRRELEQLRAAAAPGSAPQVSLGPDKMVIDLTDPNRPRFTLQELRDVLQERNQLKAQLLVVQEELQCYKSGIISQRKDQTEELEKESSAGTSKDSEEKTIIKRLFSFKHGK, from the exons ATGCAGCGGGGccggcaggaggaggaggaggagctggacgaggaggaggaggaggatggtgaTGGCGGCCCGGAGAGCGCCCTGGAGAAGAGCCCGTTCCAGCTGACGGCCGCCGATGTGTACGACATCTCGGCCGTGGTGGGCCGGGACCTGCTGCAGCTCCGCGCCGGGCCCGAGCTCCCGGCCGCCCGCGCGCGGCTGCAGTTCAGGATCGTGCGGGtgctggagatgctggaggCGCTGGTGAGCGAGAGCAGCGTGGCCGAGGAGCAGCTGCGGCGGGAGCGGGACAGTCTGCGgcgggagctggagcagctgcgggcggcggcggccccaGGCAGCGCCCCGCAG gtcAGCCTTGGACCAGATAAAATGGTGATCGACCTCACAGATCCCAACCGGCCACGGTTCACTTTGCAGGAGCTCAGAGATGTGTTGCAAGAGAGAAACCAGCTGAAAGCTCAGCTTCTGGTGGTGCAAGAGGAGCTACAGTGCTATAAGAG tggGATCATCTCACAGAGAAAGGACCAAActgaagaactggaaaaagaaagcagtgctggcaccAGCAAGGACAGTGAGGAGAAGACAATCATCAAACGGCT gttttcttttaaacatggAAAATGA